A window of the Streptomyces sp. NBC_00250 genome harbors these coding sequences:
- a CDS encoding AAA family ATPase codes for MDIGTQGAQAPAELAWLRGIDAYTMGAYPQAEDEFRTAVRIDPGMADAWLGLHALRVDTTTALLRMYRNRDRFGEQRTRYRRTLNSWYWLGWWVQPVLESPRDLLLAHASHWLDGRHVPELDRALAGLPPVDTDPQVRFLHACRAYLVKDWDQLVRHTETLVDDPLLGIEAGLFGGMARVRLEMYGQAEPLLSASLMRCRSEQPQRKELRYWLARAHEGTGRSAAALPLYRAVHRIDPTFMDTAARLAAIAEYDGFEGYDGVDDPAGLATVALGTVGGGLGQDAVDTVPGADPDAGGPLGDGLRLAPEPVPPPAPVPPPETVRQKAPLPSQPVPPRFPAGPTDPVLLAEALAELEGMVGLEPVKRQVKALSAQLEMARLRAGQGLPVQPPKRHFVFSGPSGTGKTTVARILGRVFYALGLLGGDHLVEAQRADLVGEFLGQTAVKANELIDSAVGGVLFVDEAYALSNTGYSKGDAYGDEALQVLLKRAEDNRDHLVVILAGYPEGMDRLLNTNPGLSSRFTTRVDFPSYRPLELTAIGEVLAAANGDGWDDEAREELRSISGHVVEQGWIDELGNGRFLRTLYEKSCAYRDLRLSGYATTPTREDLATLRLADLMQAYGEVLSGRGPVDRGPQQEPPGY; via the coding sequence ATGGACATCGGCACGCAGGGCGCGCAGGCCCCGGCCGAGCTCGCCTGGCTGCGCGGAATCGACGCCTACACGATGGGCGCGTATCCGCAGGCGGAGGACGAGTTCCGGACGGCGGTACGGATCGACCCCGGGATGGCGGACGCCTGGCTCGGGCTGCACGCGCTCCGGGTCGACACCACGACCGCGCTGCTGCGCATGTACCGCAACCGCGACCGCTTCGGCGAACAGCGGACCCGGTACCGGCGCACTCTCAACTCCTGGTACTGGCTGGGCTGGTGGGTCCAGCCGGTCCTGGAGAGCCCGCGCGACCTGCTGCTCGCGCACGCCTCCCACTGGCTCGACGGACGCCATGTGCCGGAGCTGGACCGGGCCCTCGCGGGGCTCCCCCCGGTCGACACCGACCCCCAGGTGCGCTTTCTGCACGCCTGCCGCGCCTATCTCGTCAAGGACTGGGACCAGTTGGTCCGGCACACCGAGACCCTCGTCGACGACCCGCTGCTCGGCATCGAGGCCGGGCTCTTCGGCGGCATGGCCCGGGTGCGTCTGGAGATGTACGGGCAGGCCGAGCCGCTGCTGTCGGCCTCGCTGATGCGCTGCCGCAGCGAGCAGCCCCAGCGCAAGGAGCTGCGGTACTGGCTGGCCCGCGCCCATGAGGGCACCGGGCGCAGCGCCGCCGCGCTTCCCCTCTACCGGGCCGTGCACCGGATCGACCCCACGTTCATGGACACGGCAGCACGGCTCGCGGCGATCGCCGAGTACGACGGCTTCGAGGGATACGACGGCGTGGACGACCCGGCCGGGCTGGCGACGGTCGCCCTGGGCACGGTCGGCGGGGGCCTCGGCCAGGACGCCGTGGACACCGTGCCGGGCGCCGACCCCGACGCCGGCGGCCCGCTGGGCGACGGACTGCGGCTGGCGCCCGAGCCCGTACCGCCGCCGGCCCCGGTCCCGCCGCCGGAGACCGTACGGCAGAAGGCCCCGCTGCCCTCCCAGCCCGTGCCACCGCGCTTCCCGGCGGGTCCCACCGATCCGGTCCTGCTCGCGGAGGCGCTCGCCGAACTGGAGGGCATGGTCGGCCTGGAACCGGTGAAGCGGCAGGTCAAGGCGTTGTCGGCACAGCTGGAGATGGCGCGGCTCCGCGCCGGGCAGGGCCTTCCGGTCCAGCCGCCCAAACGCCACTTCGTCTTCTCCGGCCCCTCGGGCACCGGGAAGACCACGGTCGCCCGGATCCTCGGCCGGGTCTTCTACGCCCTCGGACTGCTCGGCGGCGACCATCTCGTGGAGGCCCAACGGGCCGATCTGGTCGGCGAGTTCCTCGGTCAGACCGCGGTCAAGGCGAACGAGCTGATCGATTCGGCGGTCGGCGGGGTGCTCTTCGTGGACGAGGCCTACGCGCTCTCCAACACCGGCTACAGCAAGGGCGACGCCTACGGGGACGAGGCCCTCCAGGTGCTCCTGAAGCGGGCCGAGGACAACCGCGACCACCTCGTGGTGATCCTGGCCGGCTACCCCGAGGGCATGGACCGGCTCCTCAACACCAACCCCGGTCTCTCCTCCCGGTTCACCACCCGCGTCGACTTCCCCTCGTACCGGCCGCTGGAACTCACCGCCATAGGCGAGGTCCTCGCGGCGGCCAACGGCGACGGCTGGGACGACGAGGCCCGCGAGGAGCTGCGCTCGATCAGCGGGCACGTCGTCGAGCAGGGCTGGATCGACGAGCTGGGCAACGGCCGCTTCCTGCGCACCCTGTACGAGAAGTCCTGCGCCTACCGGGACCTGCGGCTCTCCGGCTACGCCACCACCCCGACCCGGGAGGATCTCGCCACCCTCCGGCTCGCCGACCTCATGCAGGCGTACGGCGAAGTCCTGTCGGGCCGCGGTCCGGTCGACCGCGGCCCCCAACAGGAGCCCCCGGGGTACTAG
- a CDS encoding uridine kinase family protein, which produces MNDLDRAAHALLRLPPSCGPVRLIAVDGHAGSGKSTLAARLAAALGDAPVLHLDDLATHEELFEWTDRLWEQVLDPFSRGETASYRPYDWHLRRFGEARELPAAPVVLVEGVGAGRAAVRPFLAWLLWMERGPEESWARGRHRDGPDQAAFWDGWTVAETRHFAGDPSRPFADTLVRECREGYDWLPGPGVTAGAHQIITHRDGFMSVN; this is translated from the coding sequence ATGAACGACCTCGACCGCGCGGCCCACGCGCTGCTCCGGCTGCCGCCCTCTTGCGGGCCGGTCCGGCTGATCGCGGTCGACGGGCACGCGGGTTCCGGCAAGTCCACGCTCGCGGCCCGTCTCGCCGCCGCACTCGGCGACGCCCCCGTCCTCCACCTCGATGACCTCGCCACCCACGAGGAGCTGTTCGAGTGGACCGACCGGCTGTGGGAGCAGGTGCTCGACCCCTTCTCGCGGGGCGAGACCGCGTCCTACCGGCCGTACGACTGGCACCTCCGGCGCTTCGGCGAGGCACGGGAGCTCCCCGCGGCCCCGGTCGTCCTCGTCGAGGGCGTCGGCGCGGGCCGGGCGGCGGTGCGGCCGTTCCTGGCGTGGCTGCTGTGGATGGAGCGCGGGCCCGAGGAGTCCTGGGCGCGGGGCCGTCACCGGGACGGCCCGGACCAGGCAGCCTTCTGGGACGGCTGGACCGTGGCGGAGACTCGCCATTTCGCCGGGGACCCCTCCCGGCCCTTCGCCGACACCCTGGTACGGGAGTGCCGAGAGGGGTACGACTGGCTCCCCGGGCCGGGTGTGACAGCGGGCGCGCACCAGATCATCACGCACCGTGACGGCTTCATGTCCGTGAACTGA
- a CDS encoding peptidase C39 family protein produces the protein MTSSTPRRTVLAAALAAAGTAAATAAPAVAAVPECATDCPPAAPVDGAGRGHAPVPGLVDNRFWSSYTDWRCGSAAGTKAVAGHRPGLVLAAPVGRTDYTDPHTGRTSAWEYASWTSPVHTPTVPATEVIASWNAHTPPGTWLQVELSGTYSDATATPWYVLGRWAAGDDDIRRTSVDDQTDGRSTVWTDTFAIDDATSGLRLASYRLRLTLYRTPGSGLTPTVWRLGAMASDVPDRFTVPASTPGLARELTVPRYSQNTHVGQYPEYDNGGEAWCSPTSSQMIVEYWGRRPSPEELAWVNPAFDDPQVCHAARFTFDHQYEGCGNWPFNAAYAATYPDMNAVVTRLNSLTELESLIRAGIPAITSQSFRKEELTGAGYGTSGHLMTVIGFTADGDVIANDPASPSNGAVRRVYQRREWENIWLRTKRYDANGKVRSGTGGVCYIFWPATPVSGRHRALRSLGLV, from the coding sequence ATGACCAGCTCCACCCCGCGCAGAACCGTTCTCGCGGCGGCGCTCGCGGCCGCCGGAACGGCCGCCGCCACTGCCGCTCCCGCCGTGGCCGCCGTTCCCGAATGCGCCACCGACTGTCCGCCTGCTGCCCCGGTCGACGGCGCCGGGCGGGGCCACGCCCCCGTGCCCGGCCTCGTCGACAACCGCTTCTGGTCCTCGTACACGGACTGGAGGTGCGGCAGCGCGGCCGGCACGAAGGCGGTCGCCGGGCACCGCCCCGGCCTCGTCCTCGCCGCCCCCGTCGGGCGCACCGACTACACCGACCCGCACACCGGGCGGACCTCCGCCTGGGAGTACGCGAGCTGGACCTCGCCCGTCCACACCCCGACCGTGCCCGCCACCGAGGTCATCGCCTCCTGGAACGCCCACACCCCGCCGGGCACCTGGCTCCAGGTCGAGCTGTCCGGCACGTACTCCGACGCCACCGCCACCCCCTGGTACGTCCTGGGCCGCTGGGCCGCCGGCGACGACGACATCCGGCGCACCTCGGTCGACGACCAGACCGACGGCAGAAGCACCGTCTGGACGGACACCTTCGCGATCGACGACGCGACGAGCGGGCTGCGGCTGGCCTCGTACCGGCTGCGTCTGACGCTGTACCGCACCCCGGGCAGCGGCCTCACGCCCACGGTGTGGCGGCTCGGCGCGATGGCCTCCGACGTCCCGGACCGCTTCACGGTCCCGGCCTCCACGCCGGGCCTCGCCCGCGAGCTGACCGTGCCGCGCTACTCGCAGAACACCCACGTCGGGCAGTACCCCGAGTACGACAACGGCGGCGAGGCGTGGTGCAGCCCGACCTCCTCCCAGATGATCGTCGAGTACTGGGGCCGCCGGCCGTCGCCGGAGGAACTGGCCTGGGTGAACCCGGCCTTCGACGACCCCCAGGTCTGCCACGCGGCCCGCTTCACCTTCGACCACCAGTACGAGGGCTGTGGGAACTGGCCCTTCAACGCCGCCTACGCGGCCACGTACCCGGACATGAACGCCGTGGTCACCCGACTCAACTCCCTCACCGAACTGGAGAGCCTGATCCGGGCCGGCATCCCGGCCATAACGTCCCAGTCCTTCCGCAAGGAGGAGCTGACCGGCGCCGGATACGGCACCTCCGGCCACCTCATGACCGTCATCGGCTTCACCGCCGACGGCGACGTCATCGCCAACGACCCCGCCTCGCCCAGCAACGGGGCCGTCCGCCGGGTCTACCAGCGACGCGAATGGGAGAACATCTGGCTCCGCACCAAGCGCTACGACGCGAACGGCAAGGTCAGAAGCGGCACGGGCGGTGTCTGCTACATCTTCTGGCCGGCCACGCCGGTATCGGGCCGGCACCGCGCGCTGCGGTCGCTCGGCCTGGTGTGA